The following DNA comes from Alnus glutinosa chromosome 6, dhAlnGlut1.1, whole genome shotgun sequence.
aataagaaaTCAGTCTTAAAGAATATGTGGCTTCTCATAAGTATAGAAATTTGTGTCATTCTCAAAGTACACTTGTCTATGctttgtttctttaaaaacataaaacacttttcaaaatttcacCAAACAAATATCTTTTGCGGATCCTACAGTAATCAAAACAAATAGTGGTTCGGCTTTGGTATTCAAGTATGAATATGAATGTCAGCACTCCAAGAACCTGCTCTACATAAACAGCAAAGTTCTGattgcataaaataaaaaaataataataagatgaTATAAAGTAATTCCTGCCAACCAATCTCTTTACTCTGATCCAAGATGAATAATTCACAATTTAATTGTTATTCCACCATCATACCACAACAATAAAATTTCTCAAAGAATAACAAACATGTTTCTTTCAAAGTACTGTAACTTGTAAGCACTTGCATAGATAGTTTCTATACGCTCGAGTCTTGACAAAAATCGTGTCACAACACTGCACAACAATAACGTAAGACAAGTTCGAGGCACCTATCTTAGAAGGGACCAACACAGTTACACAAACACTTCTGGAGAGACGAGCAAAAAGCATCCAAAAGGGTTCTCCCAGTTTTCATCCACCCAACTCCCTTTCATACATAAACAAAGTTCATAACTTAGATACTGCAGACCAACCATTTCTCTTGTTTTGGGGAGAGGGGGCAGAGATCCGGCACGTGACTTTGATACCTTGATTTCTTGTTATATACAGAGCAAGCTTCAATAAGAGAGATGGCATATACCACAACAGAATGATCTTGAAATGAACTAACAATTAATGCCACATTGACCGTTTGCCGCAGCCTTTGCAGTGGCGGAGGTGAACGGGTCGATCCGCACCCATAATAAGGAGAAAATGGAAGCAAGGAGTATGGACCAGACAATGACAATTGTTGGGGTACGATTTTGCCGACCCAACAAACCCTTCAGGAAAGGATACAGATGGGCAATGACCCATATGGCAAAGAACAGCTTACCAAAGAGGGGACCCCAAGACTGGTATCCACTGTTAATGGCATATGAAACACCAGCCACAATGCCGACCAAGTTCACAATTAGGACCGTGGTTGGAGGGATGAGAAGTGATGTCCATTTGAACACATAAAGCTCTGTAAAATCCCCATCTTCATCAGATGCCTTTGAAGTCACAGTGAAGTTGGTGTCAATACCAGCAAGCACTTTCAAGAGCCCTTGGAATACTGCAAAGAGATGGGCCGATGTACCACCAATAACCCAGAATTGCTCATTCCTCCACCAGTCCTCAATACTGACCCCACTCCACCTAAGCTCAAGAATTCCAGTAGTAGCAATGGAGACAAAGAGGAGAATAAACCACATGCTAGCAAAATTACTTATCTGCATAAAATTGGCAACAGACTTGTTGGCGGCTAGTTGTTTTAtcacaagaaaaacaaataggTGAATTACTAAATCACCCTTGAACAGTGATATGAAAAGAGCGCTCCTTGCTTTAAAAGAACAGAACaggtacaaaaaaaaatgaataccaagaactttgttaacaaaaaaggGATGAATATAAAAGAGATTTtgttttagggaaaaaaagTGATAgggttaatttttattacagacTAATATATTCACATACACAAAGTAGAAAGGACATCAGAGGCATGTTTAAGAAAACTTCAAGGTAGAACAAGGAGGTTTTTGTGCAAGCAATGCAATTATGGTGCATTCCACATACAGAATGAGGGGTCCATGTCAAACACTTACGTAACTATGTTTTTCCATTGCACATCAGCCAAAATTTGGCTTCCAAGTAGTCCCCCACCAAATCAAGGCATGAAGAATACGGGAGAACAAATAAATGCAATTCAAGTATGGTTGAGAGATCTATCTGATAAAAGGTAAATAAGCAGAACCATCACTCACCTCAGGAATGATGAATTTTCCCGTGAGAAGGCAAAAGGCAGGAAGCATACAGTAAGCAAGCAGTGGGATTGAGGTAAGAGGGTACACAATAGTATTTATGTATGCCAGTCTCTCCAAAAGCTTCATTCTCCCATTGTAGCCATACCACAAGGGGCAATGCCTACTCAGCAAAATCTCAATTGATCCCAAGGCCCATCGAAGAACCTGGTTCAACCGATCGGAAAGATTGATTGGAGCAGAACCTTTAAATGCCGGGCGGGGAGGCATGCAATAGATTGAGATCCAACCACGAGCATGCATCTTAAACCCAGTTAAAATATCTTCTGTGACAGAACCATAAATCCAACCAATCTGGAGGTAAAAAGAAAAGGCTTAATTAATTACTGCACAAAATCATCAAATTAATATCTCACTGACGGTCCTATATTGCTATGCTAACTGACCTCTTTTCCCCATTCACTCTTGTCTTCATATCCACAGCTGATAACATGGATTGCTTCCTTTAAAAGAGTCGCAGGGTTGGTTGTTGGGGGAATGCCTCCTTGTTCCATGAAGGTGGCTGCAATAAAAACCGGAGACTGACCAAAACGCTTCTCTAAGCTCTTCTGAGACATAAGAAGCGATCTCTCATCATCATATCCTGCAGAACAAACGAAGGGAGTTAACTTTACAAGCATGGGTGCACCAAAACATCATTTGGTTTTACAATGATTCTTACTCAAATTTGGGAAAACAGATTCTAAAGAAAACCAACCTTCAACACCCTCCTCAATGTCTTCCATATTGAAAATGGGAATGGTGGATTCAGTTCTTTGCATTGCCCTCTTCTTGTCTATGTACTTCTTGTTGCCAccctttcccttctttcttgaACCACAACAACTCTTGACAATAATGTTTGGTTCCATGTCTTCCTCAGTTAAAACTGGATCATACCCATATAGAGCTTGCCTGTTGAAACAGCAACCAGTTCCCACATAGACAGGACCCTGGATGCCATCCAGCCCTTTCAAGTTGATCTGCAAAATGCAGCGAACACAAGATCGTACTTAATAAAGCCCAAACACAACAAGCTATAACGTGGAGAAATATTTTGCGGTGTAATATCCGGTGGAACCTACATCAAAGAAGACAATATTGCGGTTAGCATATCGATCATGCAAGTCAATGCCATCAAAACGCTGTGGAAACTGTACATAACAGGTCTTTTTTCCAAGAGCAGGATCCATCATGAAACACATGGCTTCTTTAAGAGCTTTGCTATTATTAAAGTAGTGATCACAGTCGACATTCAGAAGATATGCACCATTGGTTAGGACAGCAGAAACTCGGATCTGCAAATCATAAGATATAATTAAGTCAGAAAACAAGCAACCAATCACATCACTGCCATACCACGGTACTAGGTGGTGTTGTGTCTTTCTACTGGAGGAGAAAGGGTATTCTCCTACAAATCACTGACTGCACCACCTAGAATGGTGGACAATGGTAACTATTATGGTTGTCAATGACTAAGATAACCctagaattaaaataataggCCTTCAGTAGACAAACCAATGCATTCATTGCTCCGGCTTTCTTGTGATGCTGGAAGCCAGGTCGCTTCTCACgagaaacataaacaagtcGAGGTAGCTCATTTCCATCTGTATCAAGCCCCCCACTGTGGCCTAAGAACACCTGTTCTTCCACtcaatagaaaatatatatcaGTATAAGAATATAAAGAAAAGCAGTCAAAATCCTAAAAGcacttggaaaaataataatacctGAATCATTCCAGGATGGTCCCTAGAATTATTTCCAGGCCATGGAGTGCCATCCTGCATTGTCCAACCTTCTTCTGGCATCTTCTGCGCTTTGGCAACAAGGGCATTGATCCGTACCTTGAATTCTTCATATTCTCTCTGTCAAACAAAAAGGTTAggtacataaaaataaataaataaataattgaaatacCATAATCTTCTTGTACCACCTATATACAAAGGTTCAGAATACTTACACAAGGCAAAATGCAATTTTCTTGTACAGTATTCAAAGACCTTAATATAATATCTGTTGTGTGGCCTACTCAAATTGTGCTCCGTAATACACATAGATGGAGTAAATAAGGTCcaacttaaaagaaaagaaaaataaaaaactattttcattGTCAGAAATGCTCGCGTCAATAGTTTTAATATG
Coding sequences within:
- the LOC133871296 gene encoding cellulose synthase A catalytic subunit 1 [UDP-forming], with translation MEANAGLVAGSHKRNELVRIRHDSDSGPKPLKHLNGQICQICGDTVGLTASGDVFVACNECAFPVCRPCYEYERKDGNQACPQCKTRYKRHKGSPRVDGDDEEDDVDDLENEFNYTQGNSKARRQWQGEDAELSSSSRHEAQQPIPLLTNGQPVSGEIPSAISDNQSVRTTSGPLGPSEKHVHSLPYIDPKQPVQVRIVDPSKDLNSYGLGNVDWKERVEGWKLKQEKNMMQMTSRYAEGKGDMEGTGSNGEELQMADDARQPLSRVVPISSSHLTPYRVVIILRLIILGFFLQYRVTHPVKDAYPLWLTSIICEIWFALSWLLDQFPKWSPINRETYLDRLGLRFDREGEPSQLAPVDVFVSTVDPLKEPPLVTANTVLSILAVDYPVDKVSCYVSDDGSAMLTFESLSETAEFARKWVPFCKKHNIEPRAPEFYFAQKIDYLKDKIQPSFVKERRAMKREYEEFKVRINALVAKAQKMPEEGWTMQDGTPWPGNNSRDHPGMIQVFLGHSGGLDTDGNELPRLVYVSREKRPGFQHHKKAGAMNALIRVSAVLTNGAYLLNVDCDHYFNNSKALKEAMCFMMDPALGKKTCYVQFPQRFDGIDLHDRYANRNIVFFDINLKGLDGIQGPVYVGTGCCFNRQALYGYDPVLTEEDMEPNIIVKSCCGSRKKGKGGNKKYIDKKRAMQRTESTIPIFNMEDIEEGVEGYDDERSLLMSQKSLEKRFGQSPVFIAATFMEQGGIPPTTNPATLLKEAIHVISCGYEDKSEWGKEIGWIYGSVTEDILTGFKMHARGWISIYCMPPRPAFKGSAPINLSDRLNQVLRWALGSIEILLSRHCPLWYGYNGRMKLLERLAYINTIVYPLTSIPLLAYCMLPAFCLLTGKFIIPEISNFASMWFILLFVSIATTGILELRWSGVSIEDWWRNEQFWVIGGTSAHLFAVFQGLLKVLAGIDTNFTVTSKASDEDGDFTELYVFKWTSLLIPPTTVLIVNLVGIVAGVSYAINSGYQSWGPLFGKLFFAIWVIAHLYPFLKGLLGRQNRTPTIVIVWSILLASIFSLLWVRIDPFTSATAKAAANGQCGINC